One genomic window of Bradyrhizobium sp. CCGE-LA001 includes the following:
- a CDS encoding NAD(P)/FAD-dependent oxidoreductase, with protein MARDWRALPSVNSLWEATAEPARTFPVLSGEQQADVVIIGAGYTGLSAAHHIAKDGLSPVVLEANRPGWGASGRNGGVITAKFRVSFREIDAVHGRAMAKRMYEIAHQSTDMVEELVSEFGISSANLTRSGQVKAAHNETTLKAAIEEANWMTREMGSAEVRILDKRGVREETGSDIFVGGVLNPGSGGVHPLNYLRGLANGVASRGVPIFQESPVVKLRRENGGIVAETPQGAVRAKQAIIATNSYSDLTGATAHMQRTLIPFRSAMVATGQLPRNLAGKLMPSGRTYTETKRMMRWFRMVDNRVIFGGRGAFGKQDSQAAFDALRKAMVGIFPDLAEVPLDYKWSGLVAMTLDSVPHIGRIDDRTLVARGYNGAGVAMSSLMGRYLAAFVRGESPDVGLLDVGRMKSIPFYPLREPAVRMVAGWYQFLDAIGR; from the coding sequence ATGGCACGGGACTGGCGCGCACTGCCATCGGTCAACTCGCTGTGGGAAGCCACGGCAGAACCGGCGCGCACATTTCCCGTGCTGTCGGGCGAGCAGCAGGCGGATGTGGTGATCATCGGCGCCGGCTACACCGGACTTTCCGCCGCGCATCACATCGCCAAGGACGGCCTGTCGCCGGTCGTGCTCGAGGCCAACCGGCCCGGCTGGGGCGCGAGCGGCCGCAATGGCGGGGTGATCACCGCAAAATTCCGCGTCTCGTTCCGTGAGATCGATGCCGTGCACGGCCGCGCCATGGCGAAGCGCATGTACGAGATCGCGCATCAATCGACCGATATGGTCGAGGAACTGGTGTCCGAGTTCGGCATCAGCAGCGCGAACCTGACGCGCAGCGGCCAGGTCAAGGCCGCCCATAATGAAACGACGCTGAAGGCGGCGATCGAGGAAGCCAACTGGATGACGCGCGAGATGGGCTCTGCCGAGGTCCGCATCCTCGACAAGCGCGGCGTGCGGGAGGAGACCGGCTCGGACATCTTCGTCGGCGGCGTGCTCAATCCCGGCTCGGGCGGCGTTCATCCGCTAAACTATCTGCGCGGCCTTGCAAATGGCGTTGCAAGCCGCGGCGTTCCGATCTTTCAGGAGTCGCCGGTCGTCAAGCTCAGGCGCGAAAACGGCGGCATCGTCGCCGAGACGCCGCAAGGCGCTGTGCGCGCCAAGCAGGCAATCATCGCCACCAACAGCTATTCGGATCTCACCGGCGCGACCGCGCACATGCAGCGCACGCTGATCCCGTTCCGCAGCGCCATGGTCGCGACCGGGCAGCTGCCGCGCAATCTCGCGGGAAAGCTGATGCCCAGCGGGCGAACCTATACCGAGACCAAGCGCATGATGCGCTGGTTCCGTATGGTCGACAACCGGGTGATCTTTGGTGGCCGCGGCGCCTTCGGCAAGCAGGATTCGCAAGCCGCCTTCGACGCGCTACGCAAGGCGATGGTCGGCATCTTCCCCGATCTGGCCGAGGTCCCGCTCGACTACAAATGGTCGGGCCTCGTCGCGATGACGCTGGACTCGGTGCCGCATATTGGTCGGATCGACGACCGCACGCTGGTTGCGCGCGGCTACAACGGCGCCGGCGTTGCAATGTCCAGCCTGATGGGCCGCTATCTCGCAGCCTTCGTGCGCGGCGAGAGCCCCGACGTCGGCCTGCTCGACGTCGGCCGCATGAAGTCCATTCCGTTCTATCCGCTGCGCGAGCCGGCCGTCCGCATGGTCGCCGGCTGGTACCAGTTTCTCGATGCGATCGGTCGGTGA
- a CDS encoding ABC transporter substrate-binding protein has translation MTTRNVGLGCALLGALACGGTAAGAAEQITFVSQGGAYQQAQTVAILDPSAKKLGITINQDSIPDAWPAIKTQVGSGKPIWDVVDTPTGNCLRGGEQGLIEKLDFSKIPNGAAMPEAYRSPYSVSYEFYSSVLAFSQKTFPKDAPNSWADFWDVKKFPGRRALRNHPFATLEAALMADGVAPDKLYPLDVDRAFKKLEEIKPHITVWWTSGAQSAQLLNDGEVDMEMAWNGRVSAVAKEGAKVSFTYNQGILQSTSLCILKGAPNRDTAVKFLNEAVDPVHQANLPLHIDYGPGNPKAFETNVIKPERAAQLPSEPSNAAKQALMSYAWWSSPAGEAAEKRWASFMQK, from the coding sequence ATGACGACACGGAATGTTGGACTTGGCTGCGCGCTGCTGGGTGCGCTCGCATGTGGCGGCACGGCGGCCGGCGCCGCCGAACAGATCACCTTCGTCTCGCAGGGCGGCGCCTATCAGCAGGCGCAGACGGTGGCGATCCTCGATCCCTCCGCGAAAAAGCTCGGCATCACCATCAACCAGGATTCCATTCCCGATGCCTGGCCCGCGATCAAGACGCAAGTCGGCAGCGGCAAGCCGATCTGGGACGTCGTCGACACCCCGACCGGCAACTGCCTGCGTGGCGGCGAGCAGGGGCTGATCGAGAAGCTCGACTTCTCGAAGATTCCGAACGGCGCGGCGATGCCGGAGGCGTATCGCAGCCCCTATTCGGTTTCCTACGAGTTCTATTCGAGCGTGCTGGCCTTCAGCCAGAAGACGTTTCCGAAGGACGCGCCGAACAGCTGGGCGGATTTCTGGGACGTGAAGAAGTTTCCCGGCCGCCGCGCGCTGCGCAACCACCCCTTCGCAACGCTCGAGGCCGCGCTGATGGCCGACGGTGTCGCGCCGGACAAGCTCTATCCGCTCGACGTCGACCGCGCCTTCAAGAAGCTGGAGGAGATCAAGCCGCATATCACGGTGTGGTGGACCTCGGGCGCGCAGTCGGCACAGCTGCTCAACGACGGCGAGGTCGACATGGAGATGGCCTGGAACGGCCGCGTCAGTGCGGTCGCCAAGGAGGGCGCAAAAGTGTCCTTCACCTACAACCAGGGCATTTTGCAGAGCACCTCGCTCTGTATCCTCAAGGGCGCGCCGAACCGCGACACGGCGGTGAAATTCCTCAACGAAGCCGTCGATCCCGTGCACCAGGCCAATTTGCCGCTCCACATCGATTACGGCCCGGGCAATCCCAAGGCATTCGAGACCAATGTGATCAAGCCCGAGCGCGCTGCGCAATTACCGAGCGAGCCGTCCAATGCGGCCAAGCAGGCGCTGATGTCCTACGCCTGGTGGTCCTCGCCGGCCGGTGAGGCTGCCGAGAAGCGCTGGGCGTCCTTCATGCAGAAGTAA
- a CDS encoding HAD family hydrolase gives MSSAASFSNFKVLTFDVVGTLIDFETGVISAVRKISGKTPAELSDDQIFEPYKRGRDKHYERSSEAMFHVYRHLATELELPADDAACDAFQLSVLRWGPFADSVEALKRLRTKFRLVAMTNADRVALSCYAHALGDPFDDTVCADDTGVAKPNPEFFAYNKGRQSAFGYKQSDILHVAQSQYHDIGIARKLGYKVCWIERRQGIAGFGGTPAVETLTKPDFHYPTLKALADAAIGPAA, from the coding sequence ATGTCGTCAGCAGCCTCGTTCAGCAATTTCAAGGTTCTCACCTTCGACGTCGTCGGCACCTTGATCGATTTCGAGACCGGCGTGATCTCCGCGGTGCGCAAGATCTCGGGAAAGACGCCAGCCGAGCTCAGCGACGACCAGATCTTCGAACCCTACAAGCGCGGCCGCGACAAGCATTACGAGCGCTCCAGCGAGGCGATGTTCCACGTCTATCGCCATCTCGCCACCGAGCTCGAACTGCCCGCCGACGATGCGGCCTGCGATGCGTTTCAGCTCTCGGTGCTGCGCTGGGGGCCGTTCGCGGATTCGGTCGAGGCACTTAAGCGCCTGCGCACCAAATTCCGCCTGGTGGCGATGACCAATGCCGACCGGGTCGCGCTCTCCTGCTACGCGCATGCGCTCGGCGATCCCTTCGACGACACGGTCTGCGCGGATGACACCGGCGTCGCCAAGCCGAACCCTGAGTTCTTCGCCTACAACAAGGGCCGCCAGTCCGCCTTCGGCTACAAGCAGTCCGACATCCTGCACGTCGCGCAGAGCCAGTATCACGACATCGGGATCGCGCGGAAGCTCGGCTACAAGGTGTGCTGGATCGAGCGCCGTCAGGGCATCGCCGGTTTCGGCGGCACGCCTGCGGTGGAGACGCTGACCAAGCCGGACTTCCATTATCCGACGTTGAAGGCGCTCGCCGACGCGGCGATCGGGCCGGCGGCGTAA